One segment of Aquimarina sp. BL5 DNA contains the following:
- a CDS encoding cytochrome c oxidase subunit 3, producing MDLTQGTTVEKQKRAKKTMMWFAMVSMTMTFAGLTSAYVVSKTREDWLTDLVFPDAFITSVLIIIVSSVAFYFVKIAIEKGNRSLATILLLTTLSLGILFVFMQFQGFEDIMGQGYYFTGPSANIVPTFLYIIVVLHIVHVIVGLIVLLVVIYNHFKQKYKRGQTLGLELGAMYWHFVDVLWVYLFLFLYFVR from the coding sequence ATGGATTTAACGCAAGGAACAACAGTAGAAAAACAGAAAAGAGCAAAAAAAACCATGATGTGGTTTGCGATGGTGAGTATGACTATGACATTTGCAGGTCTAACCAGTGCTTATGTGGTAAGTAAAACCAGAGAAGATTGGTTGACTGATCTTGTTTTTCCAGATGCTTTCATAACTAGTGTATTAATTATTATAGTAAGTAGTGTTGCTTTTTATTTTGTTAAAATTGCAATCGAAAAAGGAAACCGAAGCTTGGCGACTATTTTATTATTAACTACTTTGAGTCTTGGAATCCTATTTGTGTTTATGCAATTTCAGGGATTTGAAGATATCATGGGGCAAGGATATTATTTTACAGGACCATCCGCTAATATCGTCCCTACTTTTTTATATATCATAGTAGTATTGCATATAGTTCACGTAATTGTTGGGCTGATAGTACTTTTAGTCGTAATTTATAATCATTTTAAACAAAAGTATAAAAGAGGGCAAACCCTTGGTTTAGAACTGGGTGCTATGTATTGGCATTTCGTAGATGTTTTGTGGGTTTATCTCTTTTTATTTTTATATTTCGTTAGATAA
- the cyoE gene encoding heme o synthase, producing the protein MSITQVDTAKVSVIQDFKEITKMRLALSVVFSSVAGYLLGVDTISWSTLVLLSIGGYFMVGASNAFNQIIERDLDVLMDRTKDRPIPSGRMSVNTAFAIAAIFTVLGISVLYFINPKTAMFGAISIFIYVSLYTPLKTKTPLSVFVGAIPGAIPFMLGWVAATNDFGIEPGTLFMIQFFWQFPHFWAIGWFLFDDYKKGGFFMLPTGKRDKGTATQVVIYTLWTVITSLIPVFGVTGKLYITPVSGILILILGGFLFRYAIRLYKVRDAKTAKQLMLASVSYITLLQIIYVADKFIRAWI; encoded by the coding sequence TTGAGTATAACCCAAGTCGATACTGCCAAAGTTTCTGTGATTCAGGATTTTAAAGAGATCACTAAAATGCGATTGGCATTAAGTGTAGTTTTTTCGTCCGTGGCCGGCTATTTGTTAGGAGTTGATACCATTTCTTGGAGTACACTGGTGCTTTTGTCCATTGGAGGATATTTTATGGTTGGAGCATCTAATGCTTTTAATCAGATTATAGAACGTGATCTGGATGTTTTGATGGATCGTACCAAAGATAGGCCTATTCCATCAGGTAGAATGTCTGTGAATACAGCTTTTGCAATTGCTGCTATTTTTACTGTTTTAGGAATTTCTGTTTTGTATTTCATAAATCCAAAGACAGCAATGTTTGGGGCGATTTCAATTTTTATATATGTTAGTTTATATACTCCATTAAAGACTAAAACTCCTTTGTCAGTTTTCGTTGGAGCTATTCCCGGAGCAATACCGTTTATGTTGGGATGGGTAGCGGCAACAAATGATTTTGGAATAGAACCTGGGACTTTGTTTATGATTCAATTTTTCTGGCAGTTCCCACATTTTTGGGCAATAGGTTGGTTTTTGTTTGATGATTATAAAAAAGGAGGTTTCTTTATGTTGCCTACCGGTAAGAGAGATAAGGGGACAGCAACTCAAGTAGTTATTTATACTTTGTGGACAGTCATCACCTCATTAATACCAGTATTTGGTGTTACTGGTAAATTATATATTACTCCGGTTTCCGGAATTTTAATTTTAATACTTGGCGGATTTTTGTTTAGATATGCAATTCGCTTGTATAAAGTAAGAGATGCTAAGACTGCAAAACAATTAATGCTGGCGAGTGTGTCTTATATTACATTGCTACAGATTATTTATGTAGCAGATAAATTTATTCGTGCATGGATTTAA
- a CDS encoding energy transducer TonB, whose amino-acid sequence MSNKHDANVRKSTLVNFQIGLIASLLFAFVMFEMYTAVSVVKPPDIGSTTIDKTIFTVDVFKIEKEPKKEVVVKTNKIKEPDWTKPKVVDNNAALKNLKKELAAIGDKTISKAPPVDSIIDVGVDEKIVYSIDKVAIAPIYPGCEKYSSNDERIACFSSKIRRLVSNKFNAGLGEEYGLKGLQRIDVQFQVDTDGLIKEVKVRAPHPALEKEARRVVKKFSSMEPGKIGNKPVKVNYILPITFKVLD is encoded by the coding sequence ATGAGTAACAAGCATGATGCTAATGTACGAAAAAGTACATTGGTAAACTTTCAGATTGGGCTTATTGCAAGCCTTTTATTCGCCTTTGTAATGTTCGAAATGTATACTGCTGTTTCAGTGGTTAAACCTCCGGATATTGGTTCTACAACAATTGATAAGACTATTTTCACCGTGGATGTTTTTAAGATTGAAAAAGAACCTAAAAAAGAAGTAGTTGTTAAAACAAACAAGATTAAAGAGCCTGATTGGACAAAGCCTAAAGTCGTTGATAACAATGCAGCTTTGAAAAACCTTAAAAAAGAATTGGCTGCAATTGGTGATAAAACAATATCTAAAGCGCCACCGGTTGATTCTATAATTGATGTAGGTGTTGATGAAAAAATTGTATATTCTATTGATAAAGTAGCTATAGCTCCTATTTATCCAGGTTGTGAAAAGTATAGCAGTAATGATGAGAGAATCGCTTGCTTTTCGAGTAAAATCCGAAGATTGGTTTCTAATAAATTCAATGCTGGTCTAGGAGAAGAATATGGTCTTAAAGGGTTGCAACGAATTGATGTTCAATTTCAGGTAGATACCGATGGACTTATAAAAGAGGTTAAGGTAAGAGCCCCACATCCAGCTTTAGAAAAAGAAGCTAGAAGGGTTGTTAAAAAATTCTCTAGTATGGAACCTGGAAAAATTGGAAATAAACCGGTAAAAGTAAATTACATTCTACCAATTACTTTTAAGGTTCTTGATTAA
- a CDS encoding energy transducer TonB, with amino-acid sequence MSNKHDANVRKGTLVNFQIGLIASLLFTYVMFEVYTSEPIDKIISDPIVLENESFVWNEQFVVYQEPEQKVVAQKRPEPIPDPTEFEVVEDDKVIEDLTDEFKSEDPPVESTPFNPDAIVDKEEEEIPTNVPFSAVEDVPIFPGCERLKTNKERAACFSEKISKIISRKFNTDLGKDYGLEGVQRIYALFDVAADGTIQNIQVRAPHPKLKKEAERVIGLFPTMTPGKQRKTPVTVKYQLPIVFKVQD; translated from the coding sequence ATGAGTAACAAGCATGATGCTAATGTGCGAAAAGGCACATTAGTAAACTTTCAGATTGGGCTTATAGCAAGTCTATTATTTACCTATGTGATGTTCGAAGTGTATACTTCAGAACCAATTGACAAGATAATTTCGGATCCGATAGTCTTGGAAAATGAATCTTTTGTTTGGAATGAACAATTTGTAGTTTATCAGGAACCTGAACAGAAAGTGGTTGCGCAAAAAAGACCGGAGCCAATCCCAGATCCTACAGAGTTTGAAGTAGTTGAAGATGATAAGGTTATTGAGGATCTAACAGATGAGTTTAAAAGTGAAGATCCACCGGTAGAGTCAACTCCATTTAATCCAGATGCTATTGTAGACAAAGAAGAGGAGGAAATCCCTACAAATGTTCCATTTTCTGCAGTAGAAGATGTACCAATCTTTCCTGGTTGTGAACGTTTAAAAACCAATAAGGAAAGAGCAGCTTGCTTTTCTGAAAAGATCAGTAAGATCATTTCTAGGAAATTCAATACGGATTTAGGAAAAGATTATGGTTTAGAGGGTGTGCAGAGGATATACGCTTTATTTGATGTCGCTGCGGATGGAACTATTCAGAATATACAGGTTAGAGCACCGCATCCCAAGCTTAAAAAAGAAGCAGAAAGAGTGATTGGCTTGTTCCCTACGATGACTCCTGGGAAACAACGTAAAACACCCGTAACGGTAAAATACCAGTTGCCAATTGTGTTTAAAGTTCAGGATTAA
- a CDS encoding energy transducer TonB, translating into MEPKKNPKADLTKKSALFLQLGLILVLFVTWQGIEWKTYDRSNIDIGQVNLDELEEEEVPITQNLNTPPPPPPPPPAPEIIDVVEDEEEVEETIIESTETNQEEEIVEVEEVEDVEEEEEIADVPFAVIENVPVFPGCEKESGNAAKKKCMSDKVKKFVNRKFNTELGSELGLSGVNRIYVRFKIDRGGNIVGVQARGPHPRLEKEAQRVVKMLPRMTPGKQRGKAVGVLYSLPIVFQVQD; encoded by the coding sequence ATGGAACCAAAGAAAAATCCGAAAGCAGATTTAACCAAAAAAAGTGCCTTGTTTCTACAATTAGGGCTGATTTTAGTGTTATTTGTTACTTGGCAAGGTATAGAGTGGAAAACCTATGATAGAAGTAATATCGATATAGGTCAGGTTAATCTTGATGAATTAGAGGAAGAAGAAGTTCCTATTACTCAGAATTTAAATACACCACCTCCACCTCCACCTCCACCACCAGCACCAGAAATTATTGATGTTGTAGAGGATGAAGAAGAAGTAGAGGAAACAATTATAGAATCTACTGAAACCAATCAGGAAGAAGAAATTGTAGAGGTAGAAGAAGTAGAAGACGTAGAAGAAGAAGAAGAAATTGCTGATGTACCTTTTGCAGTGATCGAAAATGTTCCTGTTTTTCCAGGATGTGAAAAAGAATCAGGGAATGCAGCTAAAAAGAAATGTATGAGTGATAAGGTTAAGAAATTTGTTAACCGTAAATTTAATACAGAACTTGGAAGTGAGTTAGGTCTTTCCGGAGTTAATAGAATATACGTGCGTTTTAAGATTGATAGAGGTGGAAATATTGTAGGAGTTCAGGCAAGAGGTCCACACCCAAGATTAGAGAAGGAAGCTCAGAGAGTGGTAAAAATGCTTCCTAGAATGACTCCAGGTAAGCAAAGAGGAAAAGCAGTAGGAGTACTGTATTCTTTACCTATTGTTTTCCAGGTTCAAGATTAA
- a CDS encoding VanZ family protein: protein MAKVFIPVNISIKGSDKIGHLLAYFVFAIVLFLFFFYSEKLHKRFSQSLIWAAVLSFLFGILMEFLQAVLTSYRSPEWNDVLANTSGIVFALIILKTLKNKLINLRMR, encoded by the coding sequence TTGGCTAAAGTTTTTATTCCTGTAAATATTAGTATAAAGGGAAGTGATAAGATAGGACATTTGTTAGCATATTTTGTTTTTGCAATTGTTTTGTTTTTGTTTTTCTTTTATTCGGAAAAATTGCACAAAAGATTTTCTCAAAGTTTAATTTGGGCAGCCGTTTTAAGCTTTTTATTTGGGATTTTGATGGAGTTTCTTCAAGCGGTGCTCACAAGTTATCGAAGTCCAGAATGGAATGACGTATTAGCAAATACTAGTGGCATTGTTTTTGCTCTAATTATTTTGAAAACACTTAAAAATAAGCTGATTAACTTAAGAATGAGATAA
- the gcvH gene encoding glycine cleavage system protein GcvH gives MNIPSDLKYTKDHEWIKIDEDIATVGITDFAQSELGDIVYVEVETVGEELEQEEVFGTVEAVKTVSDLFLPLTGEIAEFNETLESDPELVNSDPYGDGWMVKIKISDASQIDDLLSADGYKELIGA, from the coding sequence ATGAATATTCCTTCAGATTTAAAATACACAAAGGATCACGAGTGGATCAAAATTGACGAAGACATAGCAACAGTGGGAATCACTGATTTTGCTCAAAGTGAATTAGGTGATATCGTTTATGTAGAAGTTGAAACCGTTGGCGAAGAACTAGAACAAGAAGAAGTTTTTGGTACTGTAGAGGCTGTAAAAACAGTTTCAGATTTGTTTTTACCTTTAACTGGAGAGATCGCAGAATTTAATGAAACTTTGGAGAGTGATCCAGAGTTAGTTAATAGTGACCCGTATGGAGATGGATGGATGGTGAAAATTAAGATATCTGATGCCTCTCAAATTGATGATCTTTTATCTGCAGATGGTTATAAAGAGCTTATTGGTGCATAA